A stretch of the Porifericola rhodea genome encodes the following:
- a CDS encoding ATP-binding cassette domain-containing protein, with protein MIHFKGVETVKSGNKIFENLSWNITEGEHWLISGANGSGKTAFLELIAGKAHIVSGEVQYSFLSKKDWTAYFDGLKASMLYIPAQAVHNLLQKQQGLFYQQRYYASFNEDIPTVREILEPNLKYLQQLDVPHNLSILPFLDLPLTRLSNGQFKKLLICEQLSSRLAHPHTSAKMKLLLLDYPFEGLDAESRQDLCLFLEHIAETQNLQLILTDHHHELPSVINRRLVLENRKIVSVEDLRPTKSTGYTQTLNSQLPTTTNAEYNTVIEMRDVCISYGDKVILNNFNWKVKQGERWVLCGKNGSGKTTLFSLIYADHPMAYSQGVYLFGKRRGSGESIWDIKNQINYLGPEVVSYFNPKAIRDTASNYLLQKNKVTVQQLKELLLFFEVEYFETQAVYQLSLGDLQLMLLMRCLLQEKPLLLLDEPFQFLDPNRKHKVAKYLQHYLDQDKTLILITHYDEDVKHWTEYMMKL; from the coding sequence ATGATTCACTTTAAGGGAGTAGAAACAGTAAAATCGGGAAATAAAATTTTTGAAAACCTTTCCTGGAATATAACAGAAGGAGAGCATTGGCTTATCAGTGGTGCAAATGGAAGCGGCAAAACCGCTTTTCTTGAACTGATTGCCGGAAAGGCACATATCGTAAGTGGGGAGGTACAATACAGCTTTTTATCCAAAAAGGACTGGACTGCTTATTTTGATGGGCTAAAAGCTAGTATGTTATATATTCCTGCTCAGGCAGTGCACAATTTACTGCAAAAACAGCAGGGACTGTTTTATCAGCAGCGGTACTATGCTTCTTTTAATGAGGACATTCCTACCGTTAGAGAAATATTAGAACCAAACCTAAAGTATTTGCAGCAACTAGACGTCCCTCATAATCTAAGCATACTTCCCTTTCTGGATCTTCCGCTTACCCGCCTCTCCAATGGGCAGTTTAAAAAACTACTCATCTGCGAACAACTCAGCAGTAGATTAGCTCATCCACATACTTCTGCAAAAATGAAACTGCTGCTGCTGGATTATCCTTTTGAAGGCCTGGATGCGGAAAGCAGACAAGACTTGTGTCTGTTTCTGGAGCATATTGCAGAAACTCAGAACCTGCAATTGATCCTGACGGATCATCATCATGAACTGCCCAGCGTAATCAACCGCCGGCTCGTGCTGGAAAACAGGAAAATTGTCTCTGTAGAAGACCTGCGTCCTACCAAAAGTACAGGCTATACCCAAACGCTCAATAGCCAACTGCCTACTACCACCAATGCAGAGTACAATACAGTAATAGAGATGCGTGATGTTTGTATCAGTTATGGCGATAAGGTAATACTTAACAACTTCAATTGGAAAGTAAAGCAGGGAGAGCGCTGGGTGCTGTGTGGTAAAAACGGCTCTGGCAAAACAACCCTTTTTAGCCTTATTTATGCCGACCATCCTATGGCCTACAGCCAAGGGGTGTATCTTTTTGGTAAGAGAAGAGGCAGTGGGGAGTCTATCTGGGATATCAAAAATCAAATCAATTATCTTGGGCCAGAAGTAGTAAGTTATTTTAATCCCAAAGCTATCCGTGACACTGCCAGCAACTATTTGCTACAAAAAAACAAAGTGACAGTACAGCAGCTAAAAGAGTTACTTCTGTTTTTTGAGGTAGAGTACTTTGAAACTCAAGCTGTATATCAGCTTTCTTTAGGAGACTTACAACTCATGCTTCTTATGCGGTGTTTGCTGCAAGAGAAGCCACTTTTATTGCTAGACGAGCCCTTTCAGTTCCTAGACCCTAACCGTAAGCATAAAGTAGCCAAATATCTACAGCACTACCTTGACCAGGATAAAACGCTAATTCTTATTACTCATTATGATGAAGATGTAAAGCACTGGACTGAATATATGATGAAATTATGA
- a CDS encoding amidohydrolase family protein gives MKKLLFILLLYPLSAYSQDGQKPIIDMHLHDYTEQTYFVAPASDGTMSPASLAEFHEQVLAIQKKYNIVKAVVSTIGGPNTLQDDKKWIPGYYTNKPPTDTVAFIKLIESGELKVFGEIGAVYGGYTLSHPDFEPYLDICERYDIPVAVHTGGGPPNITYQCCPDFRLKYGDPLTVEDVLAKHPKLRIYIMHAGEVFYENALRLMLQYPQLYADLGVILWVGKQPMDYAERLLRQAKEYGLIDRIMYGSDQMVWPHGIEKSIQQLDSYDFLSEADKRKIFYENAARFLRLDE, from the coding sequence ATGAAAAAGCTCCTATTCATCTTGCTGCTTTATCCCTTATCTGCTTACAGTCAGGATGGCCAAAAACCTATTATTGATATGCACCTGCATGACTACACTGAGCAAACCTACTTTGTAGCTCCTGCCAGTGATGGAACTATGTCACCAGCTAGTTTAGCTGAGTTTCACGAACAGGTGCTAGCGATACAGAAGAAGTATAATATTGTAAAAGCAGTGGTAAGCACTATCGGAGGCCCAAACACTTTACAGGATGATAAAAAATGGATACCAGGTTATTATACTAATAAGCCACCTACCGATACTGTTGCGTTTATTAAACTCATAGAATCAGGAGAACTAAAAGTGTTTGGAGAAATAGGTGCGGTGTATGGAGGATATACATTATCTCACCCAGACTTTGAGCCTTACCTGGATATTTGCGAGCGCTACGATATTCCGGTTGCAGTACATACCGGGGGCGGCCCGCCAAACATTACCTATCAATGCTGCCCGGATTTCCGACTTAAATATGGAGACCCTCTTACCGTTGAAGATGTATTGGCCAAACATCCAAAACTCAGAATCTATATTATGCATGCTGGAGAAGTATTTTACGAAAATGCCCTCAGGCTAATGCTGCAATACCCTCAACTTTATGCTGATCTGGGTGTAATACTTTGGGTAGGTAAACAGCCTATGGACTATGCAGAACGCCTATTACGACAGGCAAAAGAGTATGGGTTGATTGACCGTATTATGTATGGCTCAGACCAGATGGTCTGGCCTCATGGAATAGAAAAAAGCATTCAACAGCTAGATAGTTACGACTTCCTTTCCGAAGCGGATAAACGGAAAATATTTTATGAGAATGCAGCTCGTTTTCTAAGATTGGATGAGTAA
- a CDS encoding trimeric intracellular cation channel family protein, producing MNNFLYILDLVGTFVFAVSGTIVASKRQMDPFGAAVIAFITAVGGGTVRDVLIGSVPVGWMLNLHYLYAIASAFLLTFFFKKYILKLHRTMFLFDTIGIGLFTILGLQKTMGAGLSPLIGVMMGTVSAVFGGVLRDVFSNQVPLIFRNEIYATACIMGGLVFLLFEFLGVDEVISTSAAMLFVIVLRVLAVRFKWYLPALS from the coding sequence ATGAACAACTTTCTTTACATTTTAGATTTGGTTGGAACTTTTGTGTTTGCTGTGAGTGGTACCATAGTAGCCAGCAAGAGGCAAATGGACCCTTTTGGTGCGGCGGTTATTGCCTTTATAACGGCAGTCGGGGGAGGTACAGTACGCGATGTCCTCATAGGTAGTGTACCCGTAGGCTGGATGCTCAATCTGCATTATTTATATGCGATTGCTTCTGCGTTTTTGCTTACGTTTTTTTTCAAAAAGTATATACTGAAGCTGCATAGAACCATGTTTTTGTTTGATACGATTGGTATTGGTCTGTTTACAATTTTGGGGCTGCAAAAAACGATGGGAGCTGGGCTTTCGCCACTTATCGGTGTCATGATGGGTACAGTATCCGCAGTGTTTGGAGGAGTATTGCGCGATGTGTTTTCTAATCAGGTACCCCTAATTTTTAGGAATGAGATCTATGCCACTGCCTGTATTATGGGTGGGCTGGTATTCCTTCTATTTGAGTTTCTGGGGGTAGATGAGGTTATTAGTACTTCTGCCGCTATGTTGTTTGTAATAGTATTACGCGTACTGGCCGTGCGTTTTAAATGGTATCTACCTGCGCTCTCGTAA
- a CDS encoding DUF983 domain-containing protein — protein MWDIIKNIKQEKCPNCHAGEVFKTKGNVLLFKTPEMKPRCSNCGYSFEKEPGYFTGAMYVSYALIIAEMIIAFILFSFTPISLDYLIYLVLLPVILLWPFNFRMSRIIWMNLI, from the coding sequence ATGTGGGATATCATCAAGAATATTAAGCAGGAGAAGTGCCCCAACTGTCATGCTGGGGAGGTTTTTAAAACCAAAGGTAATGTCTTATTATTCAAAACTCCTGAAATGAAACCCAGGTGTAGTAATTGTGGCTATTCGTTTGAAAAAGAACCGGGCTATTTTACTGGTGCTATGTACGTGAGCTATGCCCTCATTATTGCTGAAATGATAATAGCATTTATACTTTTCAGCTTTACACCTATTTCACTAGATTATCTGATTTATTTAGTATTGCTGCCGGTAATCCTTTTGTGGCCATTCAATTTTCGTATGTCACGCATCATCTGGATGAATCTGATCTAA
- a CDS encoding sulfatase-like hydrolase/transferase — translation MKNTTNLSVLLFSLVLSACHSEAQPTEKTKPNILLMVADDMGYADLNCYGGLSNTPHLNQLAKEGIRLTNFYAAASNCSPSRAGLLTGKSPARLGMYSYRPQGHPMHLRTSEVTIAEALQEENYQTAHIGKWHLGCLPQDTAFHHPQPHDQGFSYSLGTENNAQPSHLNPVNFVRNGEQLDAQEGYSCNILANEALSWFEQQWNQEDPFFMYMAFHEPHAKIASPPELVEKYKSHGERDAEYLANIENLDLAVGKVVDYLRAQGLLDNTLLIFSSDNGSYRQASNGQLRAVKSYLYEGGIRVPGIIRWPELIQGGQEVHEAAGFVDVLPTLADLLNLKSLDTQNLDGTSILPLLKGENFERENPLYWFFYRTSPEIAMRIGDMMVMGKDKDTVARTHPFTMADMEYVKEVQLHEYELYQLTEDDAQYHNLAGRHPEAEVYQQKLNNKLRKIKEEAYYWEKLPEAEGNRKPKTEWVKYKRIEEN, via the coding sequence TTGAAAAACACAACCAACTTATCCGTTCTGCTATTTTCTCTTGTTCTTTCTGCGTGTCATAGTGAGGCTCAACCTACAGAAAAAACTAAACCTAATATATTGCTAATGGTGGCTGATGATATGGGTTATGCTGATCTCAATTGCTATGGTGGGCTTTCCAATACTCCACATCTCAATCAGTTAGCTAAGGAGGGCATACGTCTGACTAATTTTTATGCGGCCGCATCTAACTGTTCTCCTTCAAGAGCTGGTCTGCTTACTGGTAAGAGCCCTGCCAGATTAGGGATGTACAGTTATCGCCCTCAGGGGCATCCTATGCATCTGAGAACCTCAGAAGTCACTATTGCTGAAGCACTTCAGGAAGAAAACTACCAGACAGCTCATATCGGTAAGTGGCATTTGGGGTGTCTGCCTCAGGATACGGCCTTTCATCATCCTCAGCCGCACGATCAGGGGTTTAGCTACTCACTAGGAACCGAAAATAATGCCCAGCCTTCTCATCTTAATCCGGTTAATTTTGTCAGAAATGGAGAGCAACTAGATGCACAAGAGGGCTATTCCTGTAATATTCTGGCCAATGAAGCACTCAGCTGGTTTGAGCAGCAGTGGAATCAGGAGGACCCTTTCTTTATGTATATGGCTTTTCATGAGCCACATGCTAAAATTGCGTCCCCTCCCGAGTTAGTAGAGAAGTATAAGTCTCATGGAGAGAGAGATGCGGAGTACCTGGCCAACATAGAAAATCTGGATTTAGCGGTAGGCAAAGTGGTAGATTACCTGCGTGCGCAGGGTTTGCTTGATAATACTCTGCTAATTTTCAGCTCCGATAACGGCTCTTACCGCCAGGCATCCAATGGGCAATTGCGGGCAGTAAAAAGCTACCTGTACGAAGGAGGCATAAGAGTGCCAGGCATTATCCGGTGGCCGGAGCTGATTCAGGGTGGTCAAGAGGTACATGAGGCTGCCGGCTTTGTTGATGTTTTGCCTACACTCGCAGACTTACTCAACCTTAAAAGTTTAGATACCCAAAATCTGGATGGTACCAGCATACTACCCTTGCTCAAAGGAGAGAACTTTGAACGCGAAAACCCATTGTACTGGTTTTTTTATCGTACTTCCCCTGAGATTGCCATGCGCATAGGAGATATGATGGTTATGGGTAAAGATAAAGATACTGTAGCTCGGACCCACCCCTTTACAATGGCAGATATGGAGTATGTAAAGGAGGTGCAGTTACATGAGTATGAACTATACCAGCTTACAGAAGATGATGCTCAGTATCATAACCTTGCCGGGCGGCATCCTGAGGCAGAAGTTTATCAGCAAAAGCTAAACAATAAGTTGCGAAAAATTAAAGAAGAAGCCTATTACTGGGAGAAGTTGCCTGAAGCTGAGGGCAACAGAAAGCCTAAAACTGAGTGGGTAAAGTACAAGAGGATTGAGGAGAACTAA
- a CDS encoding dihydrofolate reductase family protein encodes MRKLKLQVQMSIDGFIAGPNGEMDWMTFNWGDDLNKYVQSLTENVDCILLGRKLAEGFIPHWAAVAADAENPEHETGKMFSHMPKVVFSHTLAESTWPDTCLAKGELVEEVNKLKAQQGKDMIAYGGAEFVSSLIKHKLIDEYFLFVNPVVLGKGKPIFSTLEDKLPLQLINTQAFECGIMLQHFKQN; translated from the coding sequence ATGAGAAAACTTAAACTTCAGGTGCAAATGAGCATTGATGGTTTTATAGCTGGACCCAATGGTGAAATGGACTGGATGACCTTTAATTGGGGTGATGACCTGAACAAGTATGTGCAGTCCTTGACCGAAAATGTAGATTGCATTTTACTAGGGCGCAAATTAGCTGAAGGGTTTATTCCACATTGGGCTGCGGTAGCTGCTGATGCGGAGAACCCGGAACATGAAACAGGAAAAATGTTTAGCCATATGCCAAAAGTAGTATTTAGCCATACGCTGGCAGAGTCTACCTGGCCAGACACGTGCCTGGCTAAGGGTGAACTGGTAGAAGAGGTGAATAAACTGAAAGCTCAGCAAGGTAAGGATATGATTGCTTACGGAGGAGCCGAGTTTGTTTCTTCGCTAATTAAGCATAAGCTAATAGATGAATACTTTCTGTTTGTTAACCCTGTCGTACTGGGTAAGGGTAAACCTATTTTTAGTACTCTGGAAGACAAATTGCCTCTCCAACTGATAAATACGCAGGCATTTGAGTGTGGAATTATGCTGCAGCATTTTAAGCAAAACTAA
- a CDS encoding DUF5694 domain-containing protein — MRSSKQYVHFKLKGLVIYIFLITTVFSQQLNAQKLEGQNLPKVAVLGMFHFVSKNNTVSQNFTEVYSERRQREIEELVASLRQYQATKIAVERPYRTEDELNQAYQAYLQGAYDLSAEETDQVAFRLAKALGHKQLYLVYHPVDFDFERLQKYARQEGQDSVIRKVISNAEELANTYDSIAEEKGIQEAVYFLNLPESINKNHYGYQLLSELGDEHHQPGKEETDNWYQSNVAIFNNIRKLASLTNDRVLVIYGQGHAKILNQLVEKSPELELTSLTDYLKQ, encoded by the coding sequence ATGAGAAGTAGCAAACAGTATGTGCATTTTAAATTAAAAGGCTTAGTTATCTACATTTTTCTCATTACAACGGTTTTCTCTCAACAACTTAATGCGCAAAAACTGGAGGGGCAAAATTTACCTAAGGTAGCGGTTTTAGGCATGTTTCATTTCGTGTCTAAAAACAACACTGTATCTCAAAACTTTACAGAAGTTTATAGTGAGCGAAGGCAAAGAGAAATTGAAGAACTGGTAGCTTCACTAAGGCAGTATCAAGCTACCAAGATAGCAGTAGAGCGGCCTTACCGTACAGAGGATGAACTAAACCAGGCCTATCAGGCCTACCTGCAAGGGGCGTACGATTTGTCAGCAGAAGAAACAGATCAGGTTGCGTTTCGTTTAGCTAAAGCTTTAGGGCATAAACAGCTCTATCTGGTATATCATCCGGTAGATTTTGATTTTGAGCGACTGCAAAAGTATGCGAGGCAAGAAGGACAGGATTCTGTCATCCGGAAGGTAATTAGCAATGCAGAGGAACTAGCGAATACTTACGATAGTATCGCGGAAGAAAAAGGAATTCAGGAAGCTGTATATTTCCTGAATCTGCCAGAGAGTATCAATAAAAATCATTATGGATATCAGCTATTGAGCGAGTTAGGGGATGAGCATCATCAGCCCGGAAAAGAAGAAACAGATAATTGGTATCAATCTAACGTAGCCATCTTTAACAACATCAGAAAACTGGCAAGCTTAACAAATGATAGGGTACTTGTTATCTACGGACAGGGGCATGCGAAAATACTAAACCAGTTAGTTGAAAAATCTCCAGAACTTGAACTAACCAGTCTTACAGATTACCTGAAACAATAG
- a CDS encoding PAS domain-containing sensor histidine kinase — MDNTLVLQEIEEMANIGTFEADTTSNTWKASDNFLKIFGLLPKSSYTLEDYQALIHPEDVERIMNLYYENVKNGHEFRCDYRAIRPDGKLIYVHSRSKVIRDANQQPVKVIGIKHDVTEHMQQTHQLEQMNELNMQKSEVLANVAHDLKSPLNSLEGMISVLRSDIPEGNSKLLDMMENACAYASELVHDLVEMSEMENITQSVIKTPQDVNQLLTTAIQRLEEMCNKKKIKVVKHFCENAIAPIHGVKMIRAFTNLLSNAIKFSHTGSSIIISTKKLENVMFIKIQDHGIGIHEAEVKQLFVKFSKLSKKGTHGEKSTGLGLYIVKQIVDLHDGYIQVESLPEQGSAFQISLPLS; from the coding sequence ATGGATAATACTCTGGTACTACAAGAAATTGAGGAGATGGCCAATATTGGCACGTTTGAAGCTGATACAACGAGCAATACATGGAAAGCCTCTGATAACTTTCTGAAAATTTTTGGGCTGCTTCCTAAAAGCAGCTATACGCTAGAAGACTATCAGGCACTAATACATCCAGAAGATGTAGAAAGGATTATGAACCTGTATTATGAAAACGTAAAAAATGGCCATGAATTTAGATGCGACTATCGCGCCATTCGCCCCGATGGTAAGCTTATTTATGTACACAGCCGTAGCAAGGTAATACGAGATGCCAACCAACAGCCGGTTAAAGTCATTGGTATTAAGCATGATGTCACCGAACATATGCAGCAAACTCATCAGCTTGAACAGATGAATGAACTCAATATGCAAAAAAGTGAAGTTCTGGCTAACGTGGCTCATGACCTTAAAAGTCCCCTAAATAGTCTGGAGGGTATGATTTCAGTACTCAGGTCTGATATACCTGAAGGCAATAGTAAACTACTGGATATGATGGAAAATGCCTGTGCTTACGCTTCCGAACTGGTGCATGACCTGGTAGAAATGTCTGAAATGGAGAATATTACACAGAGTGTTATCAAAACCCCGCAGGATGTTAATCAACTGCTTACAACGGCTATTCAGCGGCTGGAAGAGATGTGCAATAAAAAGAAGATTAAAGTAGTAAAACACTTTTGCGAAAATGCTATAGCTCCTATTCATGGTGTTAAAATGATTCGTGCTTTTACTAATTTACTCTCTAACGCCATTAAATTCTCCCATACCGGAAGCAGTATCATTATCAGCACCAAGAAACTTGAAAATGTAATGTTTATTAAAATACAGGATCATGGAATAGGTATACACGAAGCAGAGGTAAAGCAGCTTTTTGTAAAATTCTCTAAGCTATCTAAAAAAGGAACGCATGGAGAAAAATCTACAGGTCTGGGTCTGTACATTGTTAAGCAAATTGTAGATTTGCACGATGGGTATATACAGGTAGAAAGCCTCCCGGAGCAAGGTTCTGCGTTTCAGATCAGTTTACCGCTTAGCTAA
- a CDS encoding alpha/beta fold hydrolase has product MYLGSATFLLAVSLCLFGSSSLAQPVQEDKYVKLGGIEQWVSISGEDKSKAVVLMLHGGPGSVLSPYSDHIFADWKKDFVIVQWDQRGAGKTYRKNKSEQADEDYWLENPLQVEQMVKDGLELCDYLLQHLDKDKLVLMASSWGTVLATQMVQQRPEIFHFYLAHAQLISYKDNLSEAYHKVKAIAEASKDTLNLQKLKTLGPPPYAMAKNLGQLLRIVKTYERQASSPSPEAWWEPSEPYKNELDVQSRYQGDDYSFLYFAGHKPLGIKSMVADLDFRESATQFKVPVYFVQGAHDILTPASMNKDYFEKIDAPAKEFFLVPDAAHAFTTSVVDLKYQILKKFFDDSSK; this is encoded by the coding sequence ATGTACCTGGGTTCAGCAACTTTTCTACTTGCAGTTTCATTGTGTTTATTTGGTAGTTCTAGTCTGGCACAGCCTGTTCAGGAAGATAAATACGTAAAACTAGGAGGTATAGAACAATGGGTAAGTATTAGTGGTGAAGATAAAAGTAAAGCTGTTGTTCTGATGCTGCATGGAGGTCCCGGCAGTGTACTAAGCCCTTACAGTGATCATATTTTTGCTGATTGGAAAAAAGATTTTGTAATAGTCCAATGGGATCAGAGAGGTGCCGGAAAAACATATAGGAAAAATAAATCTGAGCAGGCAGACGAAGATTATTGGCTGGAGAACCCTTTGCAGGTGGAACAAATGGTAAAGGATGGACTGGAGCTTTGCGACTATCTTCTTCAACATCTTGATAAAGACAAGTTAGTACTCATGGCCTCTTCCTGGGGTACTGTACTAGCTACTCAAATGGTACAACAAAGGCCAGAGATATTTCATTTTTACCTGGCTCATGCTCAGTTGATTAGCTATAAGGACAATTTAAGCGAAGCATACCATAAAGTGAAAGCAATAGCTGAAGCATCTAAAGACACATTAAATTTACAAAAGCTTAAAACTCTGGGCCCACCGCCCTATGCTATGGCAAAAAATCTGGGGCAACTATTAAGAATTGTCAAAACTTACGAAAGACAGGCTTCCAGTCCATCACCCGAAGCGTGGTGGGAGCCAAGCGAACCTTATAAAAATGAACTTGATGTGCAAAGTAGGTATCAGGGAGACGATTATTCCTTTTTATACTTCGCCGGTCATAAGCCTCTTGGTATTAAGTCTATGGTAGCTGATCTGGATTTTAGGGAGAGTGCCACACAGTTTAAAGTACCTGTCTATTTTGTGCAGGGAGCACATGATATCTTAACTCCTGCATCTATGAACAAGGATTACTTTGAAAAAATTGATGCGCCTGCTAAGGAGTTTTTTCTTGTGCCAGACGCTGCACATGCTTTTACAACATCGGTAGTTGATCTAAAGTACCAGATACTAAAGAAGTTTTTTGATGATAGCTCAAAGTGA
- a CDS encoding MBL fold metallo-hydrolase, whose product MKIVEQFSYENIQGFKFGYQAFGRPKMFSLIYFVDGLLIDSGHRKVQKDVLAQLGNLDVQQMFITHHHEDHTGNVDVLQKHFNCSAYASSLCAEMMKTPPGLSPIQKMVWGKRPAMPGLLAEDQQICTENYVFDIIPIPGHAPDMVALHEARQGWLFSSDLYVHSYIGYFIETESIIQQINSIQRILKLQFGPMFCGHNPQFENGREKLGQKLSFLREFYEQVTNLYAQGKSAREIFHHLKLKEKGSIKWLSGGYLSKMNMVKSAIRDWEAEKQSRAGDVA is encoded by the coding sequence GTGAAGATAGTAGAACAGTTTTCGTACGAAAATATCCAAGGTTTTAAATTTGGTTACCAGGCTTTCGGAAGGCCAAAAATGTTTTCTTTAATCTACTTTGTTGATGGTTTACTGATAGATAGTGGGCACCGGAAAGTCCAAAAAGATGTGCTGGCCCAGCTTGGCAATCTGGATGTGCAGCAGATGTTTATCACCCATCATCATGAAGACCACACAGGAAATGTGGATGTTTTACAAAAGCATTTTAACTGTTCGGCTTACGCATCCAGTTTGTGTGCGGAAATGATGAAAACTCCGCCAGGCCTGAGCCCTATACAAAAAATGGTGTGGGGCAAGCGCCCAGCGATGCCTGGGCTGTTAGCGGAAGACCAGCAGATTTGTACAGAAAACTATGTGTTTGATATTATCCCCATCCCTGGTCACGCGCCGGATATGGTAGCCCTGCACGAAGCCAGGCAGGGATGGCTATTCTCCTCTGACCTTTATGTGCATTCGTATATCGGCTATTTTATAGAAACGGAGAGTATCATTCAGCAGATCAACTCTATTCAGCGAATACTCAAACTTCAGTTTGGTCCCATGTTTTGTGGGCACAATCCTCAATTTGAAAATGGGAGAGAGAAGTTAGGGCAGAAGCTCAGCTTTTTGCGGGAGTTTTACGAACAGGTAACAAATTTGTACGCTCAGGGCAAAAGTGCCAGAGAGATATTCCACCACTTAAAGCTGAAGGAAAAGGGGAGCATCAAATGGCTTTCCGGAGGGTATCTCTCTAAAATGAATATGGTAAAGTCGGCAATACGAGATTGGGAGGCGGAAAAGCAGAGCAGGGCAGGAGACGTAGCTTAG
- a CDS encoding nucleoside hydrolase codes for MSRLSTFFLMFLLLLMPLSFSYAQSTKVIIDADTGNEMDDLYAIGMAILSEKMEVIGLSSAHFNNAQLLTDSLWHIYPTKDINTLKISQSLNEEILEALDRSDIPHPKGAERMLGYAWGYYKGAPIPSSQASDFILNEVKKLEEGDKLKVICLGAVTNVATAIELSPEIASKLSVYLLGMQYNVEDGIWNKNEFNVRNDLNAMDRLLANKKLDLYVMPASTSSSLKFAKQKSLNKLKNIKHPLSDILARRWAEVNADEQWTMWDLALIAAMLDPKTAELEERLAPAENGGRLINVYTDINAAQMEAQFWKLLEAQLSND; via the coding sequence ATGTCCAGACTATCTACATTTTTTTTGATGTTTCTTTTACTTCTAATGCCTCTGTCCTTTAGCTATGCCCAAAGCACCAAAGTGATAATAGATGCTGATACAGGGAATGAAATGGATGATCTTTATGCTATTGGTATGGCTATTCTTTCAGAAAAAATGGAAGTCATAGGATTAAGTTCTGCCCACTTTAATAATGCCCAGTTACTAACTGATAGCCTCTGGCATATTTATCCTACAAAAGACATTAACACTCTTAAAATAAGCCAGTCGCTTAATGAGGAAATTTTAGAGGCTTTGGATAGAAGTGATATTCCTCATCCGAAGGGAGCTGAGCGTATGCTGGGTTATGCCTGGGGCTACTACAAGGGAGCACCAATTCCCTCCTCTCAAGCTTCAGATTTTATACTAAATGAAGTAAAAAAGCTGGAAGAAGGAGATAAACTGAAGGTTATTTGCCTGGGAGCCGTAACCAATGTGGCTACTGCAATAGAGCTTTCGCCGGAAATTGCCTCTAAGCTCTCAGTATACCTGCTGGGAATGCAATACAATGTAGAAGATGGAATCTGGAACAAGAACGAGTTTAATGTTCGTAACGACCTTAATGCGATGGACCGCCTGCTGGCTAACAAAAAGCTTGACCTTTATGTGATGCCGGCAAGTACCAGTAGTAGTCTGAAATTTGCCAAGCAAAAATCTCTTAACAAGCTTAAAAATATCAAACATCCACTGAGCGATATTCTTGCTCGCCGATGGGCTGAAGTAAACGCAGATGAACAATGGACTATGTGGGATCTGGCTCTCATCGCTGCTATGCTAGACCCCAAAACGGCTGAGTTAGAAGAGAGGTTAGCCCCTGCCGAGAATGGTGGACGACTTATTAATGTGTATACCGACATTAACGCGGCACAGATGGAAGCCCAGTTTTGGAAGCTTCTGGAAGCTCAACTATCAAATGACTAG